One stretch of Vulpes lagopus strain Blue_001 chromosome 12, ASM1834538v1, whole genome shotgun sequence DNA includes these proteins:
- the MED24 gene encoding mediator of RNA polymerase II transcription subunit 24 isoform X1, which produces MKVVNLKQAILQAWKERWSDYQWAINMKKFFPKGATWDILNLAEALLEQAMIGPSPNPLILSYLKYAISSQMVSYSSVLTAISKFDDFSRDLCVQALLDIMDMFCDRLSCHGKAEECIGLCRALLSALHWLLRCTAASAERLREGLEAGTPAAGEKQLAMCLLRLEKTLSSTKNRALLHIAKLEEASLHTSQGLGQGGTRANQPTASWTAIEHSLLKLGEILASLSNPQLRSQAEQCGTLIRSIPTMLAVHSEQLHKTGYPTVHAVVLLEGTMNLTGETQPLVEQLMMVKRMQHIPTPLFVLEIWKACFVGLIESPEGTEELKWTAFTFLKIPQVLVKLKKYCHGDKDFTEDVSCAFEFLLKLTPLLDKADQRCNCDCTKFLLQECSKQGLLSEASVTSLLAKRAADREHAPQLKSGENANIQPNPGLILRAEPTVTNILKTMDADHSKSPEGLLGVLGHMLSGKSLDLLLAAAAATGKLKSFARKFINLNEFTTHGNEELAKAASVRALLFDISFLMLCHVAQTYGSEVILSESSTGAQVPFFETWMQTCMPEEGKILNPDHPCFWPDSTKVESLVALLNNSSEMKLVQMKWHEACLSISAAILEILNAWENGVLAFESIQKITDNIKGKVCSLAVCAVAWLVAHVRMLGLDEREKSLQMIRQLAGPLYSENTLQFYNERVVIMSSILEHMCADVLQQTATQIKFPSTGVDTMPYWNLLPPKRPIKEVLTDIFAKVLEKGWVDSRSIHIFDTLLHMGGVYWFCNNLIKELLKETRKEHTLRAVELLYSIFCLDMQQVTLVLLGHILPGLLTDSSKWHSLMDPPGTALAKLAVWCALSSYSSHKGQASSRQKKRHREDIEDYVSLFPLDDMQPSKLMRLLSSNEEDANILSSPTDRSMSSSLSASQLHTVNMRDPLNRVLANLFLLISSILGSRTAGPHTQFVQWFMEECVDCLEQGSRGSILQFMPFTTVSELVKVSAMSSPKVVLAITDLSLSLGRQVAAKAIAAL; this is translated from the exons ATGAAGGTAGTGAACTTGAAGCAAGCCATTTTGCAAGCCTGGAAAGAGCGATGGAGTGACTACCAGTGGGCAATCAACATGAAGAAATTCTTTCCCAAAGGAGCCACCTGGGACATCCTCAACCTAGCAG AAGCACTACTGGAGCAGGCCATGATTGGACCTTCCCCCAATCCTCTCATCCTGTCCTACCTGAAGTATGCCATTAGTTCCCAG aTGGTGTCCTACTCCTCTGTCCTCACGGCAATCAGTAAG tttgatGACTTTTCCCGGGACTTGTGTGTCCAGGCTTTGCTGGATATCATGGACATGTTTTGTGACCGACTGAG CTGTCATGGCAAAGCAGAGGAGTGCATCGGGCTGTGCCGGGCCCTTCTCAGCGCCCTCCACTGGCTGCTGCGCTGCACTGCAGCCTCTGCGGAGCGGCTCCGGGAGGGGCTGGAGGCCGGCACTCCAGCCGCTGGGGAGAAGCAGCTTGCCATGTGCCTGCTACGCCTGGAGAAGACCCTCAGCAGCACCAAGAACCGGGCCCTGCTCCACATCGCCAAACTAGAGGAGGCCT CATTGCATACATCCCAGGGACTTGGGCAGGGTGGCACCCGAGCCAATCAACCAAcag CCTCCTGGACTGCCATTGAGCATTCTCTCTTGAAGCTCGGGGAGATCCTGGCCAGTCTCAGCAACCCCCAGCTCCGGAGCCAGGCTGAGCAGTGTGGCACGCTCATTAGGAG CATCCCCACAATGCTGGCTGTACACTCGGAGCAGCTGCACAAGACCGGCTACCCCACAGTTCATGCCGTGGTCCTGCTCGAGGGCACCATGAACCTGACAGGCGAGACCCAGCCCCTGGTGGAACAGTTGATGATGGTGAAGCGCATGCAG CATATTCCCACCCCACTTTTTGTCCTGGAGATCTGGAAAGCTTGCTTTGTGGGGCTCATCGAGTCTCCCGAGGGTACGGAGGAGCTCAAGTGGACAGCATTCACCTTCCTTAAG ATTCCACAGGTTTTGGTGAAGTTAAAGAAATACTGTCATGGGGACAAG GACTTTACCGAGGATGTCAGTTGTGCTTTTGAGTTCCTGCTGAAGCTCACACCCTTGCTGGACAAAGCTGACCAGCGCTGCAA CTGTGACTGTACAAAATTCCTCCTCCAAGAATGTAGCAAGCAGGGGCTTCTGTCCGAAGCCAGTGTGACCAGCCTTCTGGCCAAGCG CGCAGCAGACCGGGAACATGCACCCCAGCTGAAATCAGGAGAAAATGCCAACATCCAGCCCAATCCTGGGCTGATCCTCCGGGCAGAGCCCACTGTCACAAATATCCTCAAG ACGATGGATGCAGACCACTCCAAGTCCCCAGAGGGGCTGCTAGGAGTCCTGGGCCACATGCTCTCTGGGAAGAGTCTGGATCTGCTGCTGGCCGCTGCTGCTGCCACTGGGAAGCTTAAATCCTTTGCCCGGAAATTCATCAA tTTGAATGAATTCACGACACATGGCAATGAAGAACTCG CCAAAGCAGCCTCAGTTCGAGCCTTGCTCTTCGACATCTCCTTCCTCATGTTGTGCCACGTGGCCCAGACCTATGGTTCAGAG GTGATTCTGTCCGAGTCAAGCACAGGAGCACAGGTGCCCTTCTTTGAGACGTGGATGCAGACTTGCATGCCTGAAGAGGGCAAAATCCTGAACCCTGACCACCCGTGCTTCTGGCCTGACTCTACCAAAGTGGAGTCTTTGGTGGCCTTGCTCAACAACTCCTCGGAGATGAAGCTGGT GCAGATGAAGTGGCACGAAGCCTGTCTCAGCATCTCAGCAGCCATCTTGGAGATCCTCAATGCCTGGGAGAATGGGGTACTGGCCTTCGAGTCCATCCAG aaaATCACAGATAATATCAAGGGGAAAGTGTGCAGTCTGGCAGTATGTGCTGTGGCTTGGCTTGTGGCCCACGTGCGGATGCTGGGGCTGGATGAGCGTGAGAAGTCGCTGCAGATGATCCGCCAGCTGGCAGGGCCACTGTACAGTGAGAACACCCTGCAGTTCTACAATGAGAG GGTGGTGATCATGAGCTCAATTCTGGAGCACATGTGTGCTGACGTGCTGCAGCAGACAGCTACCCAGATCAAGTTCCCGTCCACGGGTGTGGACACAATGCCCTACTGGAATCTGCTGCCCCCCAAGCGACCCATCAAGGAGGTGCTGACGGACATATTTGCCAAGGTGCTGGAGAAAGGATGGGTGGACAGTCGCTCCATCCACATTTTTGACACCCTGCTGCACATGGGAGGCGTCTACTGGTTCTGCAACAACCTGATTAAG GAGCTGTTGAAGGAGACACGGAAGGAGCACACTCTGCGGGCCGTGGAGCTGCTCTACTCCATCTTCTGTCTGGACATGCAGCAAGTGACCCTGGTCCTGCTGGGCCACATCCTGCCTGGCCTACTCACCGATTCCTCCAAGTGGCACAGCCTCATGGACCCCCCTGGCACTGCTCTGGCTAA GCTAGCTGTCTGGTGTGCCCTGAGTTCCTATTCCTCCCATAAGGGACAGGCATCCTCCCGCCAAAAAAAGAGACATCGTGAAGACATTGAG GATTATGTCAGTCTCTTCCCCTTGGATGACATGCAGCCCTCAAAGCTGATGCGCCTGCTGAGCTCCAATGAGGAAGATGCCAACATCCTCTCGAGTCCCA CTGACCGCTCCATGAGCAGCTCCCTGTCAGCCTCCCAGCTGCACACAGTTAACATGAGAGACCCGCTGAATCGAGTCCTGG CCAATCTGTTCCTGCTCATTTCCTCCATCCTGGGGTCGCGCACCGCTGGCCCGCACACTCAGTTTGTGCAGTGGTTCATGGAGGAGTGTGTGGACTGCCTGGAGCAGGGCAGCCGAGGCAGCATCCTGCAGTTCATGCCCTTCACCACC GTATCGGAGCTGGTGAAGGTATCAGCCATGTCCAGCCCCAAGGTGGTTCTGGCCATCACGGACCTCAGCCTGTCTCTGGGTCGCCAGGTGGCCGCCAAGGCCATTGCTGCACTCTGA
- the MED24 gene encoding mediator of RNA polymerase II transcription subunit 24 isoform X2, giving the protein MKVVNLKQAILQAWKERWSDYQWAINMKKFFPKGATWDILNLAEALLEQAMIGPSPNPLILSYLKYAISSQMVSYSSVLTAISKFDDFSRDLCVQALLDIMDMFCDRLSCHGKAEECIGLCRALLSALHWLLRCTAASAERLREGLEAGTPAAGEKQLAMCLLRLEKTLSSTKNRALLHIAKLEEASSWTAIEHSLLKLGEILASLSNPQLRSQAEQCGTLIRSIPTMLAVHSEQLHKTGYPTVHAVVLLEGTMNLTGETQPLVEQLMMVKRMQHIPTPLFVLEIWKACFVGLIESPEGTEELKWTAFTFLKIPQVLVKLKKYCHGDKDFTEDVSCAFEFLLKLTPLLDKADQRCNCDCTKFLLQECSKQGLLSEASVTSLLAKRAADREHAPQLKSGENANIQPNPGLILRAEPTVTNILKTMDADHSKSPEGLLGVLGHMLSGKSLDLLLAAAAATGKLKSFARKFINLNEFTTHGNEELAKAASVRALLFDISFLMLCHVAQTYGSEVILSESSTGAQVPFFETWMQTCMPEEGKILNPDHPCFWPDSTKVESLVALLNNSSEMKLVQMKWHEACLSISAAILEILNAWENGVLAFESIQKITDNIKGKVCSLAVCAVAWLVAHVRMLGLDEREKSLQMIRQLAGPLYSENTLQFYNERVVIMSSILEHMCADVLQQTATQIKFPSTGVDTMPYWNLLPPKRPIKEVLTDIFAKVLEKGWVDSRSIHIFDTLLHMGGVYWFCNNLIKELLKETRKEHTLRAVELLYSIFCLDMQQVTLVLLGHILPGLLTDSSKWHSLMDPPGTALAKLAVWCALSSYSSHKGQASSRQKKRHREDIEDYVSLFPLDDMQPSKLMRLLSSNEEDANILSSPTDRSMSSSLSASQLHTVNMRDPLNRVLANLFLLISSILGSRTAGPHTQFVQWFMEECVDCLEQGSRGSILQFMPFTTVSELVKVSAMSSPKVVLAITDLSLSLGRQVAAKAIAAL; this is encoded by the exons ATGAAGGTAGTGAACTTGAAGCAAGCCATTTTGCAAGCCTGGAAAGAGCGATGGAGTGACTACCAGTGGGCAATCAACATGAAGAAATTCTTTCCCAAAGGAGCCACCTGGGACATCCTCAACCTAGCAG AAGCACTACTGGAGCAGGCCATGATTGGACCTTCCCCCAATCCTCTCATCCTGTCCTACCTGAAGTATGCCATTAGTTCCCAG aTGGTGTCCTACTCCTCTGTCCTCACGGCAATCAGTAAG tttgatGACTTTTCCCGGGACTTGTGTGTCCAGGCTTTGCTGGATATCATGGACATGTTTTGTGACCGACTGAG CTGTCATGGCAAAGCAGAGGAGTGCATCGGGCTGTGCCGGGCCCTTCTCAGCGCCCTCCACTGGCTGCTGCGCTGCACTGCAGCCTCTGCGGAGCGGCTCCGGGAGGGGCTGGAGGCCGGCACTCCAGCCGCTGGGGAGAAGCAGCTTGCCATGTGCCTGCTACGCCTGGAGAAGACCCTCAGCAGCACCAAGAACCGGGCCCTGCTCCACATCGCCAAACTAGAGGAGGCCT CCTCCTGGACTGCCATTGAGCATTCTCTCTTGAAGCTCGGGGAGATCCTGGCCAGTCTCAGCAACCCCCAGCTCCGGAGCCAGGCTGAGCAGTGTGGCACGCTCATTAGGAG CATCCCCACAATGCTGGCTGTACACTCGGAGCAGCTGCACAAGACCGGCTACCCCACAGTTCATGCCGTGGTCCTGCTCGAGGGCACCATGAACCTGACAGGCGAGACCCAGCCCCTGGTGGAACAGTTGATGATGGTGAAGCGCATGCAG CATATTCCCACCCCACTTTTTGTCCTGGAGATCTGGAAAGCTTGCTTTGTGGGGCTCATCGAGTCTCCCGAGGGTACGGAGGAGCTCAAGTGGACAGCATTCACCTTCCTTAAG ATTCCACAGGTTTTGGTGAAGTTAAAGAAATACTGTCATGGGGACAAG GACTTTACCGAGGATGTCAGTTGTGCTTTTGAGTTCCTGCTGAAGCTCACACCCTTGCTGGACAAAGCTGACCAGCGCTGCAA CTGTGACTGTACAAAATTCCTCCTCCAAGAATGTAGCAAGCAGGGGCTTCTGTCCGAAGCCAGTGTGACCAGCCTTCTGGCCAAGCG CGCAGCAGACCGGGAACATGCACCCCAGCTGAAATCAGGAGAAAATGCCAACATCCAGCCCAATCCTGGGCTGATCCTCCGGGCAGAGCCCACTGTCACAAATATCCTCAAG ACGATGGATGCAGACCACTCCAAGTCCCCAGAGGGGCTGCTAGGAGTCCTGGGCCACATGCTCTCTGGGAAGAGTCTGGATCTGCTGCTGGCCGCTGCTGCTGCCACTGGGAAGCTTAAATCCTTTGCCCGGAAATTCATCAA tTTGAATGAATTCACGACACATGGCAATGAAGAACTCG CCAAAGCAGCCTCAGTTCGAGCCTTGCTCTTCGACATCTCCTTCCTCATGTTGTGCCACGTGGCCCAGACCTATGGTTCAGAG GTGATTCTGTCCGAGTCAAGCACAGGAGCACAGGTGCCCTTCTTTGAGACGTGGATGCAGACTTGCATGCCTGAAGAGGGCAAAATCCTGAACCCTGACCACCCGTGCTTCTGGCCTGACTCTACCAAAGTGGAGTCTTTGGTGGCCTTGCTCAACAACTCCTCGGAGATGAAGCTGGT GCAGATGAAGTGGCACGAAGCCTGTCTCAGCATCTCAGCAGCCATCTTGGAGATCCTCAATGCCTGGGAGAATGGGGTACTGGCCTTCGAGTCCATCCAG aaaATCACAGATAATATCAAGGGGAAAGTGTGCAGTCTGGCAGTATGTGCTGTGGCTTGGCTTGTGGCCCACGTGCGGATGCTGGGGCTGGATGAGCGTGAGAAGTCGCTGCAGATGATCCGCCAGCTGGCAGGGCCACTGTACAGTGAGAACACCCTGCAGTTCTACAATGAGAG GGTGGTGATCATGAGCTCAATTCTGGAGCACATGTGTGCTGACGTGCTGCAGCAGACAGCTACCCAGATCAAGTTCCCGTCCACGGGTGTGGACACAATGCCCTACTGGAATCTGCTGCCCCCCAAGCGACCCATCAAGGAGGTGCTGACGGACATATTTGCCAAGGTGCTGGAGAAAGGATGGGTGGACAGTCGCTCCATCCACATTTTTGACACCCTGCTGCACATGGGAGGCGTCTACTGGTTCTGCAACAACCTGATTAAG GAGCTGTTGAAGGAGACACGGAAGGAGCACACTCTGCGGGCCGTGGAGCTGCTCTACTCCATCTTCTGTCTGGACATGCAGCAAGTGACCCTGGTCCTGCTGGGCCACATCCTGCCTGGCCTACTCACCGATTCCTCCAAGTGGCACAGCCTCATGGACCCCCCTGGCACTGCTCTGGCTAA GCTAGCTGTCTGGTGTGCCCTGAGTTCCTATTCCTCCCATAAGGGACAGGCATCCTCCCGCCAAAAAAAGAGACATCGTGAAGACATTGAG GATTATGTCAGTCTCTTCCCCTTGGATGACATGCAGCCCTCAAAGCTGATGCGCCTGCTGAGCTCCAATGAGGAAGATGCCAACATCCTCTCGAGTCCCA CTGACCGCTCCATGAGCAGCTCCCTGTCAGCCTCCCAGCTGCACACAGTTAACATGAGAGACCCGCTGAATCGAGTCCTGG CCAATCTGTTCCTGCTCATTTCCTCCATCCTGGGGTCGCGCACCGCTGGCCCGCACACTCAGTTTGTGCAGTGGTTCATGGAGGAGTGTGTGGACTGCCTGGAGCAGGGCAGCCGAGGCAGCATCCTGCAGTTCATGCCCTTCACCACC GTATCGGAGCTGGTGAAGGTATCAGCCATGTCCAGCCCCAAGGTGGTTCTGGCCATCACGGACCTCAGCCTGTCTCTGGGTCGCCAGGTGGCCGCCAAGGCCATTGCTGCACTCTGA